Part of the Candidatus Poribacteria bacterium genome, GAGACGATGAGGCATCCTATAATTGCCATACCCCAAACAGAGCCGCACACCGCCGCTGATTTGCGGCGGAGGCAGAACGCGAATACACCTGCAACAGCGAAAATCACGAAACTTTTCATCGTCGTATTGACGAGGAAGTTCAGCAGCGGATCTACATAGAGTGTTTCAATGAATTGCATTATGATGAGGTATCTCCCTTTTTCGCTTGCGCAATGCGTTGGCTTAAATGGTCGAGTTCCTCATCTGAGAGGTCTGCATCAGAAATTAATGTCATGAGCGTTTTCTCAACAGATTTATCAAAAAACGTCTGGAAAACCTGTTTGAGTGCGGAACGTCCTGCCTGCTGACGTAGCTGCGTCGGGCAGTAGATATAACGTCTGCCATCTTTTTCGTGGGTGAGATAACCCTTCTTCTCCAAGATCCCTAACAGTGCCCGAACGGTAGAGTAAGTTGGTGGATCCGGTAAATCTTTGAGCACATCAGAAACAGAAGCGCGACTGTGTTGATAGACGATATCCATGATTTGCCGTTCCCGACGGCTCAGTTTAACGGTACGGTAATTTTCCATTTGTCACCTCTTTTAGCAATGTGTTAACATCTCAGCATTTATGAAAGCGATAATCAAGTGATATACTAAAAATTTAGAGGTTTTCAGCCATCAGTGGTCAGCAGTCGATTTTCATCAGTTGTCAGCTGTTAGTCGGTGGTGGATAGTTTGCGTGATCAGGAAGATACGCTTGTCTTAGATCTCAACACGCACAAACGCGAGATAAGCCCCCGCCAGCAAAACCACGACGAACAGCGTCAACAGCAGCAACTTTGTCGCAGCGGTGTTGAAATCTTTACCGATGTTGCGCGTATCTTCAAATCTTGGTACCGCCTCTGGATTGACGGGTTTCTGGGACATCCCCTCGCGAACCCCCATGATATGGCGACTCTCTGGGTCGCCTCTCTCCATATCGACAACGAATTCTCGGTATTCATGGGCGTAACGCTGAACATTCCCAGTAAATTGCTGGTACCGATCCAGCCCTGTTCCAGCGAACGACTCAAGCAGATACTGGAGGAGTGCCGCGGGTGAGACGCTGGTGATCGCACGCGCACGTTGAACTTGGGCAATCTTAAAGGTTAAGTACTCCCCAGCCAAGCGTTCGCCGCTTACTGCTATTTTGGTGTGCCACTCCCCCCTTATCCTTAGCATTCTTTCGTCATTTGACTCGTACCAAGCGTATCGCCAAGTTCTCCGAAGTTTGTGATAACTTTGGCCGTATCGGTCAGAATATTCATGGTTGGACATAGATGATGAAAAGCCGCTCGCAAGTGAGGCGAGCGTGCTGGGCATAAAAACGACAACAGTGACCCACGTCAACAGAAGTATCACAAGACTCACGGCACTCCGTTGCACACGCGCCGAGACTAACAGCCCTAACGCCAGAAACAGACACGTGTACAAAAGCGCGACAAAGAGGATAATACCTAAACGTCCCCACGCTTCAGTATTCAGGTGAACCTCACTTGCGGAAGAAATCATTAGGAGGTTCACTAACATAGCGAGCATAAAGGGGATGGTCATACTGATCAACGCCCCCAGAAACTTACCGATCAGCACCGTATGTCGTGGGATTGCATTTGCCAGCATCAATCGGAGCGTGCCGTGCTCGCGTTCGCTGGAGATCGCATCAAACGTAAATAAGAGCGCGATGAGACTCAAGATATAACCGATGATAAAGGTCCAATCAATTTGGGAAACGTCGGGACCAACATTCTTCATATTTAAGTTAACATCTGGATATTCCAGTCTCCAGAAGCTGTCTGTACCATGGGGGCTGTCAACCCTATCGGGTAAAAAGGCTTCTCCACCCGCTGCGCAGAAATGGAGCGGTGACGGTTTTTTGTAAAGCGTTCCGGGGCCCTCGTGTGCCAGTGTATAGAGACTGTCGTCGGCGCGAGACGTTAATCGGTTCATGGATTCAGTGACAGCGTCGTGATACTTCTGGACCCGTTTGGGATGTTCTCGGATATGTCTAACGGCGTTGGTTACCATCAGTGCCAGCAACAACAAGGTCGTCATCGCAAATCGGAGGCCATTCAAGTTATTGTAGAGTTCACGTTTTGCGATATGCCAAATCATTCTATTGGTACTCAGTTATCAGTACGGATTACTGCATAATCCTTGCAGTTTTCAGTTTTAATAGTTGTTAGTTATCAGTACGGATTACTGCATAATCCTTGCAGTTTTCAGTTAAGGGTTGTGGCATTCAGAACTCACGTAACCTACCATAAGGATTAACTGATAACTGAAAGCAAACACGGTGAGCGTACTGACAACCATCCTACACTTCACTTTTGACAAAAACAAGAAATATTGCTAAAAAGAGAAGAACATTCATCGTGAGGAGCAGGAACAGATCCGGCACTGCTCGTTTCGCATTGATGCCTATATCGCTTCTCTGAAAAGAGAACTGCGGGAGTGTGTCCCAGTCGACGGCACCCTGATCGGAAGAAAACCACTGCCGGGACGCAAATATTTTCTCATCATGAAAGTAATTGATGATTGCTTGTCGGTAGTTTTGTGCCGCTGTGAAAAAATCTTGGATACCATTGAGGTCGGTGCCTGCCCAGGCTTCGGTTGCGGCATCATACAAACCCGCAGGTGAGAACTTTAACAGCATTCGTCCTCTGTTCGCGGGTTGGACGTAGATCGTCCCGAAGGCTGGCTTTCGGATGAGCCATGCTCGTTCCGCTGTATTGACGGTTAGCGGTCCAAGGAAGCCGAAATACTTCTGGACGTGCGGCACGTATGGTTCAAATTTCGTGTCAATCGTTTCAAAATGGCCTGAAGCATGTCTGAGGTAGTAAAACACTAAACGTGATGGCTCGTCTTTCTTTTCACCATAAATGTGCTTTCCCCAATCTTCTTCTGCTGATAGGATAGGGTCGTTGCGGAGAAACTGCCCCCACTCTCTCTCAAGTTCCTCCCAGATCCGTTTCACCTGATCGTAAGCGGCGGATTCCATGTCCGTGCGCGGGGCAGTATCAACTGCGGTGAGAATTATATTTGGGTAGACGAGCACTAAGAACCCCCAGAGGAAAATCGAGAGGATGAGCGCAGTACTGGTTCGGCGTGTGATCACAGAAATGAGCATGCCGATGAGGTAGAAGAGCGATAGATAAACGAGGGACGTCAGAACAATCCCACCGACACGCAGAAGATCATCGGTGTTCAGGGAAAGCATGGCGGAAGTCGTCAGCAAAATGAGCATCAGGAGCAGACTCATCAACAACGGCACGAGCAAGCAGACCATTGCCCCGATATATTTGGCGAGCAGGATGACCCCACGTCCCACGGGGTTGGATAGTACCAAGCGTAGGGTGCCATGTTCATATTCTCCAGCGATAGCATCGTAGGCAAAAATAAGTGCCAGTAGGCTAAGAATCCCTTGAAAAATAAGAACAATATCAATTGAAGTGAGGATATTGAAAAATGGATTGTCCGCCGCGTACTTGTCGGCATCCCAAATTGTCGGCGTAAAAGCATGGGAAATCGTAATTTTGTTCCCCAATCGCTTATCTAAACCGGTGTTGAAAATGCTCAACGGGTTCGGTGGCCGGTCAACGTGCATCCCCCACGGTCCAAGCATTGCATATGAATAGGTTTTGCTCTCCTGCAGGAGTTCCTGCTGGTGGGTTTTGATGGCGGTGTTATAATCCACCAACCGCTGTTCATAATCCTTGATGAGCACAACGGTATTGGCGACCACGAGCAACAACATAATCACGACAGCTGCCGCAAATCGGAACGTCATGAGATTGTCGAGGAGCTCTCGCCGAATGAGTGTTAGTAACATCAATACCTCTGCCAAAAGTGATTGACTAAATGGGGTAAATATCCTAAAGTTATAGGTAAACAAACCAAACTTAAAAGGATGCTTACCCATGTCAGAAATTGTATCATTATTGACTGTTTTCAGTCTACATTTATCAGCGACGACGCTCCGGCAGTTTTGCGAAATCGTGTTCGCAGTGCTGGCGATGACCGGAGGCGGACTCGGAACATCCCGGTTTTGGCATTTTAGACATCAAAGCACGCTATTTCCTGAAACCACCCTATCACTATTTAGGTAATCCGCTCAAGCAAAGATGCTTGGATTGTGCTATTTTGGGAGCAACAATGTCAGAGTAACCTCGTCTAAATTACCTTCAAAAGTTAAAGTATGATTCCCTGGATTGAGAAAAGTATCCTCACGACTCGGTTTTCCATCTATGAAAACGTCAACGTTCTCTGCTTCTGTTTTAACAGTGTATATTCCTGGCACAAATGTGCGAAAACGAATTGGTTGATGGAATAGATCCTCTTCGGTTAGGTGTTTTCCTGCGACATAAACTCCGTCCATGATTTTGACGTAATTTTCCCTTAAAAATTCCCGGATATCATCAGGTAAATCTCGGATTCGGTAGTCATAGATAACGATCTTACACTGCTTCTCTATTAAATTTTTAGGAATGTCATTCGGAATGGTTTCATTTTTAATGAGCATCCGGACCCCCTTGACTAAGTTACAATAAAAATAAGCATGCGGTCTGAAAACATATAAACCGGTTCCGTCAAATACAACATCATTTGGTGAGGTTACCTTGAGTACATATTCCATCACCTTTAATTGTCTTTCGTTGCTTTTATAAAAAGGCTTTGCTTTGGACAGAAGTGAATGGAAAGGCATAAAAATACCGATAAAAAAACAAGCAGTTAGTGCACCGATATACAGAAATTTATAAATAACTTGGGGTCTAGCTGTACTTGACGGATTGTTCCAAGGCGAAAGTGCTTTTTCAGCAATCCATTTCAGAAAAAGCCCACCGTACATGGCAGCTAGTGGTAAAAAGAGTAGCTGCGTTTGTGGGTATGGAGCGGGCATTAGAAAAATATAGATAAAAGCCATTACAAGGCATGAAACGAGAGGGGTGCCTTGCGTGATAGAGATTGCGCCCTGGCGCATAAAATCACGAACCGTGATAAATATACCCCCGATAATCATTACCCATCCGCCTATGTTTTCACTCCTTAGCATTCCCTGTATAGGAGAAAATCTGTCTGGGTATGTAAAATTATGGATGAAAATCCATTCAATAAAATCCGTGTGCGCCCCGTGAATCGCGAAAAAGACAAGGCACAGTAAGATGGGTGAGCAGAACGCAGCACAAAAGAAAAACCAAGGTTTTGTATGTTGTAGGACGATTCGGATTTTCCGATGGAGACAACGGAATATAAAAAAGGCGATCGATAAGGCAGTAAACGGGAAGAGTGCTTTGGGGGAAAATAAAAAAGCAATCCCGAGACAGAATCCAGAAATAATGAATGGAGACTGCCGAAATTTCTGTGCAAGTACCTTTGAGTTTTCTTTAACGCCAACCTCAGCATCCATTTCAACGTTAGACTGAAAAGCCTTGATAAATAGATAAAGACTTATTAATTCCAAGAGTGTAATCGGGATATCTGGTCTTGTTTCAATCGTCATTGTGGTAAAAGTTACCATATAAGTGAGAAGCAATACGCCCAGAATGGCCACTTGAGTTCCATAGCATGTTTTAGCGATCTTATAAGTCGCGTAAAGTATCGCCAAAACTAATAGAAACATTATGCCGCGAGCGATAAATATAATTTGTACCCCTTCATCTAATAGCAAAATCAGAGGGGATAGACAGTAATAAAGGAGCGGGGTGTGGTTTTCCCAGAAATCGCGATATGGTAACTGTCCTTGCGTCACTGCCCAAGTTGCATGTAGGTGTTGTGTTTCATCAGGACCCAGCCACTTATTTGCCAGAAGATAACCGCGTATCAATAACGAGCATCCAATTAGAACAAGCACAATTCCATAAAAAATCCGGAATTTGGGCGAGAGTGTTGTGAATTGATTTATCATTGACATCAAATCTCCTGCTCAGTCTGTTGTATAGCTGCAGATGTTTCTGTCATGTTAAGGAAAAAGGCAATACTTGCTAAGATGAGTTCGGCAGAGAGCATCCATATACGACAAAGCAGCGCGACGAGCGTTGCTTGTGGAACAGGCATATAACTTGATAATAATAACCCTAACAGCCCTTCGCGGATGCCTAAACCGCCGGGGGTCAGGAAACTTAAGAAGCCGACAATCCATGCGAAGGCGTAGCAGGCGGTGAGAATACCAGCATCTGCCCATGCCACCGGGGCAAGGCTTCGAACAAATAGATAAAAAGCGAATCCTTGACAACTCCACAGCAGAATGTGGCTGGCGAGGATACCTACGCCCCCATCCCCGCGCAAGCAGGCGGCGGAGCACCAAAACGATTTTTGACAGAACGGTTGTCCTATTTCTCGGAGCGTTTTCAGAGCTTGCCTCGCGTGAACTGACACCTTTGGAATTAGAAATAGCATACCGGCTATAGCACCAACGACAGCGAGTGTGAAAAGCAACGTGTGTCCCGATATTTTTTCAAGAACACTCAACGCGGTATCCCGCATTTGCTTTGAAGATAGCAGAGACATAGCAATAAATCCACCAAGAGCTGTCTCGATACCAACGTGCAAGGTGAGACTCCCTCCGACAGCGGTTTTACTCAATCCGAACCGATGACTTAACGAAAGCAGTCTCACAACTCCCCAGATCCGACCAGGGAGATATCGCGTGATGTTGGCGAGGTGGAAGAGCGCAAAGGCGTTGCGAAACCAGACATGTCCTCCAGGGGTAATGCAGCGAAGGAGCATTGTGAACGGCCAGACATAGAAGCTTCGGTAAAGAAGAATGAATCCAAAGGAAGTCACGAGCCATCGCCACTGTATCTGAAGTGTGATATCTTCCAGCTGTTTGTGAGCCTGAATGAAGGGCTTGATGAGAAAAAAAAGGAGTGCACCTGCAATCAGAATACCAAAAGATTGACGGAAAGTTTTCATTGTTTCTTAGTGTTCAAAAATGTTTTGACGGTATAATCTTTTACCTGTTTAGCATTGGCAAACGAGACGAGTTCACCAAACATCCCAAAGCAAAATGTGAGAATTCCGCTGGTAATGAGAAAGGTGCTCGTCCCTGCGACAGTGCTGGTTTTTGGTAACCCGATGAGGAGAATACTACCGAGTGCGACTCCTATTGTGCCAAGCGGTCCAAACCCCCGGAGTGGACGTCGCTTGCATCGGGATATAAAGAAACGGACGAGTTTACCCGATTTGGGTAGAAACGGCTTTATCGGGTTCGAATTTTGCTGAAAGACAGAGATAATCAACTTGAAGGCGATAATATCCAACATCACGCGCCAGATTCTGCCGAGCCCGTACTTACTTTTTCCAAAACGTCGTGGGTGATGTGTGACAACAATTTCGGCAATACGCGCTCCTGCTACTGTAGACATTGCTGGGATAAATCGGTGCATCTCTCCATAAAGCGGTACCTGTTTGATAATGGATGCTCGGTACGCTTTGAGTGAGCATCCGTTGTCATGGATAGGGACACCTGTTACCTTACCGATGATCCAGTTGGCAACGATGGAGGGGACACGTCGCGTCAAAAATTTATCCTGTCGTTCTTTTCGCCAACCACATACCAAATCATAGCCTTCGTCCAATTTTTCAAGCAGTTTCGGGATATCGGCTGGATCGTTTTGCAAATCCCCGTCCATACTGATAATCCGCTGCCCTTTTGCGAATTCAAAACCTGCTGCCATGGCGGCGGTTTGTCCGGCATTCTTTTGGAATCGGATGACTACTACCTGTGGGAAGGTTCGACTCAGTTTAGATAGCACAGTAAAGGTGCTGTCTCGGCTGCCATCATCAACGAACAAGACTTCATAAGCCCCTTCGAGTGTCTCACAAACTGCCTGAATCTTCTCAAACAGAGGGACGATATTCTCCTCTTCATTGTAAACTGGAACGACGATGGAAAGAAAGGGCATGGTTAGAGCTCCTTTTTCCAGATCTGGTGGATCCAGACGCGAATTGCCAATTGGCACTTACTTCTTTCGGTTCCGTGCTTTGGCGGAACTTAGAAAAATAGTGAGGTTAACTATCGATTAGTAATTAATCTTCCAAATTTTTATATCATCAAAAGGCGAAGAATCTTCTGTCTCCATTTCTTGTGTTGGATAGACCTGCTCAAAGTGGTCTGTGTGACTACCTAAAAAATACAATTGGAAAATCAATAGGTTGCAGGCTTCCTCATTGAAGTACATTGCATGCTTGTATTCAAGAGTTCGATGGGGGCGATGGACATCCACATTTGTAATAACTAAACTTCCTGAGCCCTCAATATTTTTTTCTGTTTTTTTCTTATCAAAGATAACATACATGGGTGATGTGTTCATATCGTCAATGCGTATAGATGCTTTGTGGAAACTTCCATCTGCTTTGTATTCAACATCGGCGTGTTTGGTACTTGCGTTCTTCTTAGAACAGGGCAAATAACGTTCTTTTGTGCCCTCTGAAGAATTGGAATGTTCAGAAGATTGAGGCGATATCTGCTGAGTCGGTTTTTCTTGAGACGCATCCGAAGCATTGCTTGCTTGTTCATCAATTCTGAATGATTCTGTTAATATGTTAAGTGCCGTGTCTTCAGGAAAACCTGTGGCAACTATGCCTTTTAAATTCTTAAACACATCTTCAGCCGGAATCATAAGGTGTGTTGCCTTGTGAGATTTTAAGAATTTTAGAGCCTCTTCAGGTGTTTCTGCACAAAAAACTTCACGTGTCATGGAATGAATCCGAGGCAAGTTGTGTTGTTGATCTACTATTGTTGCTCGTTCTCCGAGTGCCTCAATACGGCTACCGTAGTCCCACCAAGCAGCCACAACTGATTCAATAGGGGTGTGGGTCTTTAACCAATTGAAAGCCTTAATTTCATGGGATGCTGGTATGTTTCCTGTTACATTCTGAGAAATCCAATTGGGGAGAAGGTGCGGAACTCCACCGGTAATAATACATATCGCTATGCTGAGTATCAGGCATGCGGCTTTTGTTTTGACAGAACTTTTCTTTTCCGTTGAAAATTCTTGATTTCCTCGGAGCAGGAGCATAATCACACTAAGTATCATTAAATTCGCACATATAAGAGACGACATAACCCCGTCGAGACCGATGTTAATGAGAAACGCGAGGCACGGGGTTCTCAACTGCCAGACAAGAACCAGGAAACACATTAGCATCGCAAGATTCGCTACTCTGCTATCGTTATAACGAGCAGCACGTTTAAGTATAAACATAATTGCATAAGCACCAAGAATTACCGCCGGAGGCACAAGAAAAAGCACGAATCGTAGGGCACCACGATTATAGAGTAGCGTGAATAATGCCCAAATTAAGAGAAATAAGAGTAGATCTGTATAGAGATTGATAGGATCTTGTCTTTTGTACGAATTCCGAAGATACGAAACCCCAATCGCGCCAATACATAAAATGACAGATCCGAGATATATAATTTCCATTAATCTGTGTTGCATATTCGGATGCGTGCTAAGAATCATTGCAGCAAGGGCAGTGGTAAGGATTCCTGTTACCACTTTTGCATGCATGCGATAGGTTTCAGTGAGGGAGTATGTTACTAACAAGAGACCTAACAAGGGAAAAATGAAAAAGAGTCTATATTGGTTAAACCAGTGAGATAATGAAGGTTCGTTAAATTCGCTAACGGTTGCCGTGAATGATTCTGTTCCTGCGGGATCGAGGAAGGTGTCAATTAACTGTTGGGGCGGAACTAATACAAACAAGAAGATAATCAAGCTCGTAACCAGTATCCCCCATAATGCGCTTCTCATCCATTGGGCTTTAACGTGCCTTACCAAAATGCCCAAGCCAGCAACGATGGTAAAAAGGGTTGGGACAACGATGGCGAAAAGGGTCGGTAGAGCCATCTCGGCAAGTGTGTACGCCTGATGCGGGTTAGAAGTGTATCTTTCAGTGAAAAGAAGCATCATTAAAATGGAAGGGATATACCAACATAAATAGAGATAGAACTTCTTCTGATCGTAGGATCGTGTAAGTAATTTGGCTGTATTAAAGACAACAATGATAATCGATAGGAGTCCTACCCCTGGCCAGGTCAACCCCAAGGCTCCCATACTAATGCCCGATAGCAGTGCCAATGGTAAGTATCGCTGTCTTTCTTGGGAGAGGGCTTGATAGGCAGCGACAAAAAAATAGAGGCACGCCAGCCATGCAAGTAGGGATAGCGGATCTCTGTCTGCCCAGCCTGCATGTGTTCGGGCAAGAGCAGCGGGTATTGTCGCAAGAATTGTTACCGCAATAAGCGATATAGGTTTACCAAACAGAAGATTTGTTAGACCGAAAAATATTATAAGGATTAATATGAATAGGATGACGGGATAATATATGGCGACGCTTTCAATTGAGATGTCGGGCGCGAAGATCCGGATGCCTTTGTAAAGATAAGCAATCGCATAGCAGTTTAGGTTTGCCCTGCCCCGTAAGTTGAGTCCGTCGGGATAATTTTGCATATAATCCCGATCCGGGAGCCGTCCCTCAGTGATGATTGTCTTTGCCTGTCTATAATAGAAATAGGAGTCATAACCGCTCAGGTATTTATCCTGAAGTTGGTCTGCTTCTTTAACACGAACAAAAACGGCAGCGACAATGCTCAAAGTTAAGATACCTATAGTCGCGATGTGCCGCCATTTTATGTGATTCATCATCCAATTCATACCCAACATATACCTCCTGAAACTTTAGGCTAATAGGCAGGTTTCAATCAACCCAATGAAGGGCTGACTGCTTATAAGACCCGAACCTCTAAAGTTGTATTACCAATGCGTCACTTTATCAATCAACATAAAAAATAGTATTCTTTTAATCTTATAAGTAATCTTATAAGCTTTGCTCATCCCCGGATGCGGGTTACGCAGAACAAGTTAGGGGCTAGGTTGATGTTCATTTAAAACTTCCGTACTTGCTGAGAGGTTGCACCATCACTAATAGCATGTAGGTTTTGCCTCGCAAAGTTCTAACCGAAAATTCGTCGCTTTTTTATTTAATCTATTCATGATAGACCTCTGGCTGATCTTTCGCGGTCCGCACCTTCTTGATAATAGGTTGTAAGGTTATCGGTAAAGAGATGACACGAGGTGCCTCAGAGGGACTGATGCGCCTCATGCCACCTGGCACACAGCGAGGAGTTAGTCATACCATACGGACGAAAACGCCTCACAGGATTTCCGTATAATGGTGCCATTTAAGGATCTTCAGGCTCAGGCTCATTTTTACAGTTATAACGGTATAGGTAGCAGTTATCGTCAACCTGAGCAATATCGCACTGCATACTTGAGGAATTACACACCTTGTTATAAACAATCACCGTAGATAGGTACTGGAGTGGTTGTTGCTCGAGTGGATCTACAACGAGTTGATTCTCCTGATACGATGCCTCTATTAACACAACGATATTTAGCAACGATATACTGGCAAACAAAAGAAGAGCAAAGACGATTTTTCTCTTAGACATTTTTCACTTCCTTGGTTAATGGGTTGTAAGGTTATCGGTAAAGAGATGACACGAGGTGTCTCAGAGGGACTGATGCACCTCATGCTACCTGGCACACAGCGAGGAGTTAGTCATACCATACGGACGAAAATACCTCACAGAGTTTTCGTATAACGGTGTGCCGTTTATTTGTCGTTATTTCGCTGATCATAACAGTTGAGAGGTCGTTGTACACAATCATACTTGGTATTGTCAATAGAGCAACTATTAGACTGCTTATTGCACCTCTTGTTATAATGTATCGATGCTGGAACTGGTTGTTGCTCGAAAGGATCTACAAAGAGTGCATCCTCCTGGTTCGATGCTTCTATCAACACAGCGACGTTTAGCAACGATATACCAGCGATAAAGAGAAGAGCAAAAATGACTGTTCTCTTAGACATTCTTTTTCACCTCCTTTCTCTTTGGAATCTTCTTAACTTCAGGACCTACGTAAATGTCTCTGAATATCAGGATTTTGGCGTATATCGTTGGTTTCGCCATCAACCGGGTGCTCAGTTGAAAGCGCAAGCCGGAAGGATTTCATACGATGTCCCGCAGAAAACTTCTTTAGCGGTTTGGCTCACAACTTCCCGTAAGCCCTGAACTTCTATATGCCTTCACATGGGGTTAACACCAAAGGTGTAGACGGTTGCTCCGCTTAATCGTTGGATGATTTGCCCATGCAAGAGGTTCCTATAGTTGAAATAATCTTTGTCTGCTAGGCCGAGGGACCTGTCAACTTTGCTGATCCGTGTTGAAAGATATTCGCTAGCCCACTCGAACAATGCGTCGTAGATATCCCGTGAAGAGGTAGCATGAGGTGTCTCAGAGGGACTGATACACCTCAATGCTACCTGGCACACAGCGAGGAGTTAGTCATACCATACGGACGAAAATACCTCACAGAGTTTTCGTATAACGGTGTGCCGTTTATTTGTCGTTATTTCGCTGATCATAACAGTTGAGAGGTCGTTGTACACAATCATACTTGGTATTGTCAATAGAGCAACTATTAGACTGCTTATTGCACCTCTTGTTATAATGTATCGATGCTGGAACTGGTTGTTGCTCGAAAGGATCTACAAAGAGTGCATCCTCCTGGTTCGATGCTTCTATCAACACAGCGACGTTTAGCAACGATATACCAGCGATAAAGAGAAGAGCAAAAATGACTGTTCTCTTAGACATTCTTTTTCACCTCCTTTCTCTTTGGAATCTTCTTAACTTCAGGACCTACGTAAAATACCTATCAACACCAAGGTTTTGGAGCGTAGCACAAACTGCAATGATTTCACAGGATCTCCTGCAGCAAACCTCTTTAGCGGTTTGGCTCACAACTTCCCGTAAGCCCTGAACTTCTATATGCCTTCACCTGATAGAATTCCGTCGAAATAAGGATGTATGACACCCTATCCGTGAGGAATAGCATTCTGGTGTACGGATAGAAGGGGTTGAGGAATTAATGTCTCACTTTAGGGTAGTATTTTTTCATATCAAAGTCTGAATGTTCTTTATCGTGACAAGTCATACATAATTTCTTAGATGGACGCCTCAACATATTAACTTTTGAGGGAGCTTTAATATGAGCAGAGCCTGGACCGTGGCACATCTCACATTGCACATTAACAAGGCTTCTGTCAGGCGATCCAAAAGTGTACCCTGAGTCATACCCGCCTCCTGTAACATGGCACATGACACACTTTGGACTAAATTGGCGATGTTTTCGTAAGAGGGTATCATACGCAAAAGCGTGTTTTGTCTGGGACCATTGATTGTACTCGTCTAAATGGCATGATTTGCACATTTCCACGCCGACAAATTCTGCGGTAGTTCGTTCCCAAGAGAGAATGGGTTTATCGAACCCAACTTCATCATTTTCGGCAATCTTGCTGTAGAACTCATTGAGATAGGTTCTGATATCAAGGGCGTCCTCGACTGACTCTGACAGTTTAAGGTCGGAATGTTTAAAATCCTGAATTTTTCCTGCTGCATTCATGTTCAATTCTAACTTATCTAAGGCATAAGTTTGTCCGGTGCATACCCATATTAACGTGTTTCCTGAAAAGCCGCTTGCCGCTCTACCAATGTAGACTTCGCCAGATGAGTTTACCGACCACCTTGAGATATCAAGGGGGAGAATGATAAGATCAATCTGATCTGTGTGATCTAAAATCTCAGTGATCGTCGCCACATCTAACTGTCCAACCAATACGACTAAGTCACACGCTTCTCTGAGCCTGGGTAGATATTTATCAATAGCTTCAAT contains:
- a CDS encoding BlaI/MecI/CopY family transcriptional regulator — translated: MENYRTVKLSRRERQIMDIVYQHSRASVSDVLKDLPDPPTYSTVRALLGILEKKGYLTHEKDGRRYIYCPTQLRQQAGRSALKQVFQTFFDKSVEKTLMTLISDADLSDEELDHLSQRIAQAKKGDTSS
- a CDS encoding ABC transporter permease subunit — its product is MIWHIAKRELYNNLNGLRFAMTTLLLLALMVTNAVRHIREHPKRVQKYHDAVTESMNRLTSRADDSLYTLAHEGPGTLYKKPSPLHFCAAGGEAFLPDRVDSPHGTDSFWRLEYPDVNLNMKNVGPDVSQIDWTFIIGYILSLIALLFTFDAISSEREHGTLRLMLANAIPRHTVLIGKFLGALISMTIPFMLAMLVNLLMISSASEVHLNTEAWGRLGIILFVALLYTCLFLALGLLVSARVQRSAVSLVILLLTWVTVVVFMPSTLASLASGFSSSMSNHEYSDRYGQSYHKLRRTWRYAWYESNDERMLRIRGEWHTKIAVSGERLAGEYLTFKIAQVQRARAITSVSPAALLQYLLESFAGTGLDRYQQFTGNVQRYAHEYREFVVDMERGDPESRHIMGVREGMSQKPVNPEAVPRFEDTRNIGKDFNTAATKLLLLTLFVVVLLAGAYLAFVRVEI
- a CDS encoding ABC transporter permease subunit; translation: MLLTLIRRELLDNLMTFRFAAAVVIMLLLVVANTVVLIKDYEQRLVDYNTAIKTHQQELLQESKTYSYAMLGPWGMHVDRPPNPLSIFNTGLDKRLGNKITISHAFTPTIWDADKYAADNPFFNILTSIDIVLIFQGILSLLALIFAYDAIAGEYEHGTLRLVLSNPVGRGVILLAKYIGAMVCLLVPLLMSLLLMLILLTTSAMLSLNTDDLLRVGGIVLTSLVYLSLFYLIGMLISVITRRTSTALILSIFLWGFLVLVYPNIILTAVDTAPRTDMESAAYDQVKRIWEELEREWGQFLRNDPILSAEEDWGKHIYGEKKDEPSRLVFYYLRHASGHFETIDTKFEPYVPHVQKYFGFLGPLTVNTAERAWLIRKPAFGTIYVQPANRGRMLLKFSPAGLYDAATEAWAGTDLNGIQDFFTAAQNYRQAIINYFHDEKIFASRQWFSSDQGAVDWDTLPQFSFQRSDIGINAKRAVPDLFLLLTMNVLLFLAIFLVFVKSEV
- a CDS encoding glycosyltransferase family 39 protein, whose protein sequence is MSMINQFTTLSPKFRIFYGIVLVLIGCSLLIRGYLLANKWLGPDETQHLHATWAVTQGQLPYRDFWENHTPLLYYCLSPLILLLDEGVQIIFIARGIMFLLVLAILYATYKIAKTCYGTQVAILGVLLLTYMVTFTTMTIETRPDIPITLLELISLYLFIKAFQSNVEMDAEVGVKENSKVLAQKFRQSPFIISGFCLGIAFLFSPKALFPFTALSIAFFIFRCLHRKIRIVLQHTKPWFFFCAAFCSPILLCLVFFAIHGAHTDFIEWIFIHNFTYPDRFSPIQGMLRSENIGGWVMIIGGIFITVRDFMRQGAISITQGTPLVSCLVMAFIYIFLMPAPYPQTQLLFLPLAAMYGGLFLKWIAEKALSPWNNPSSTARPQVIYKFLYIGALTACFFIGIFMPFHSLLSKAKPFYKSNERQLKVMEYVLKVTSPNDVVFDGTGLYVFRPHAYFYCNLVKGVRMLIKNETIPNDIPKNLIEKQCKIVIYDYRIRDLPDDIREFLRENYVKIMDGVYVAGKHLTEEDLFHQPIRFRTFVPGIYTVKTEAENVDVFIDGKPSREDTFLNPGNHTLTFEGNLDEVTLTLLLPK
- a CDS encoding glycosyltransferase family 2 protein yields the protein MPFLSIVVPVYNEEENIVPLFEKIQAVCETLEGAYEVLFVDDGSRDSTFTVLSKLSRTFPQVVVIRFQKNAGQTAAMAAGFEFAKGQRIISMDGDLQNDPADIPKLLEKLDEGYDLVCGWRKERQDKFLTRRVPSIVANWIIGKVTGVPIHDNGCSLKAYRASIIKQVPLYGEMHRFIPAMSTVAGARIAEIVVTHHPRRFGKSKYGLGRIWRVMLDIIAFKLIISVFQQNSNPIKPFLPKSGKLVRFFISRCKRRPLRGFGPLGTIGVALGSILLIGLPKTSTVAGTSTFLITSGILTFCFGMFGELVSFANAKQVKDYTVKTFLNTKKQ